In Zea mays cultivar B73 chromosome 7, Zm-B73-REFERENCE-NAM-5.0, whole genome shotgun sequence, the following proteins share a genomic window:
- the LOC100278221 gene encoding Prefoldin chaperone subunit family protein, which yields MATAAAGLAPAKEVVEKKVELLKEIRAHEVAIAELDNLNPSRAVYQKAGNIFFRKSVKSVITTEQKQLDQAKARLSKLNQA from the exons atggcgacggcggcggcagggTTGGCTCCGGCAAAGGAGGTGGTGGAGAAGAAGGTGGAACTCCTGAAGGAG ATACGGGCGCACGAGGTGGCGATCGCGGAGCTAGACAACCTGAATCCCTCCCGA GCGGTGTACCAGAAAGCTGGCAACATCTTCTTCCGTAAGAGCGTCAAATCGGTGATCACAACGGAGCAGA AGCAACTTGACCAAGCCAAGGCTCGGCTGAGCAAGCTGAACCAAGCTTGA
- the LOC100278221 gene encoding prefoldin chaperone subunit family protein isoform X1 yields MATAAAGLAPAKEVVEKKVELLKEIRAHEVAIAELDNLNPSRAVYQKAGNIFFRKSVKSVITTEQSNRYSIASLSSYFLSLACIV; encoded by the exons atggcgacggcggcggcagggTTGGCTCCGGCAAAGGAGGTGGTGGAGAAGAAGGTGGAACTCCTGAAGGAG ATACGGGCGCACGAGGTGGCGATCGCGGAGCTAGACAACCTGAATCCCTCCCGA GCGGTGTACCAGAAAGCTGGCAACATCTTCTTCCGTAAGAGCGTCAAATCGGTGATCACAACGGAGCAGAGTAACCGCTATAGCATTGCATCTTTGTCCAGTTACTTTCTCTCCTTAGCTTGCATTGTCTAA